The following proteins are encoded in a genomic region of Sesamum indicum cultivar Zhongzhi No. 13 linkage group LG8, S_indicum_v1.0, whole genome shotgun sequence:
- the LOC105167565 gene encoding uncharacterized protein LOC105167565, whose protein sequence is MNTVKDGEWQNRTRDRNFNRSREMREGESQPARHDKKREPPYQPKYHNYTPLAMTRTKALMMVEKSNVLKWPRHTRYTPAKKFSNKYCRFHREKRHDTEGCFQLKDEIERLVRQGYFRDRILSEHKPGRDDSRRSRSRSRDRHANSMREDRTAAARENASIKGVIHIIAGGPSGGDSKRMRKRYERVSGSNWSRKFVMNVKEKEEISFSSKDRQQGIGSQNDPMLIRMHIANFAVHKVLIDNGSSADIIFKGVVKRMGLENTKLEPVKTLLVSFGGTEVTSLGTIRYQFL, encoded by the coding sequence ATGAACACCGTGAAAGATGGGGAATGGCAGAACCGAACTCGAGATAGAAATTTCAATCGAAGTAGGGAAATGAGAGAGGGAGAAAGTCAGCCCGCAAGGCATGATAAGAAAAGAGAGCCCCCGTACCAACCCAAGTATCACAACTACACTCCCCTCGCGATGACTAGAACTAAAGCCCTGATGATGGTCGAGAAGTCTAACGTGCTCAAGTGGCCAAGACATACCAGATATACACCTGCCAAGAAATTCTCCAACAAATACTGCAGATTTCATCGAGAGAAACGGCACGACACAGAGGGGTGCTTCCAGTTAAAGGACGAAATTGAGAGGCTGGTAAGGCAAGGATATTTCAGAGATCGCATTTTGAGCGAGCATAAGCCAGGAAGAGATGACTCGAGAAGGAGCAGGTCGAGGAGTAGGGATCGGCACGCGAACTCCATGAGGGAAGATAGAACTGCCGCGGCAAGAGAAAATGCCTCGATAAAGGGAGTAATCCATATAATAGCAGGAGGTCCAAGTGGGGGCGATTCTAAGAGGATGAGGAAGCGGTATGAGAGAGTAAGTGGATCGAATTGGAGCCGCAAATTCGTGATGAACGtgaaagaaaaggaggaaatTTCCTTTAGTAGCAAAGACAGGCAACAGGGGATAGGGTCGCAGAACGATCCCATGCTCATCAGGATGCACATAGCTAACTTTGCAGTGCACAAAGTTCTAATAGACAATGGGAGTTCGGctgatatcatttttaaaggTGTAGTGAAAAGGATGGGATTAGAGAACACCAAACTGGAGCCGGTAAAAACCCTGCTTGTAAGTTTTGGGGGTACTGAAGTGACGTCTTTAGGCACTATAAGGTACCAGTTCCTATAG